TATATTGATTTCATATAAAAGCAGCCCTCAAGTCATACCTTCCATGGAGGCTCTTTGCTATTTCAGCCCATTTGTTCCCATGTAAGCCATGCTCCTTAAGGAGAATCATCTCCTCCTCTTTGGTCCATGCACTTTTGTTTATGTCTGGATTTAAATGGTTGCACCACCTGAGCAGACAAAAATCAACATTAAATTTCTCTTTAGGAAAGGGAAAAATGTGTGTTCCTTATTTTAAGGTAGGAATGTTAGGTTGCAAACTGTATGTAGTTTGAGCTAAATCGGTGGCTTATGAAAAGCAGCAGGAAATAGAGTTCAAAAGAAAGAAGGGAAGAAGTGATGGTTATTAGGCTTGAGGAAATAAATGCAACAAACTACCTTTCTCTGCACTGCTTGCCAATGCGGCCGGGTAGGTGTTTTGCTAATTGAGCCCACTTCTTTTTGCCTTGTTTTGTAACTAGCTCAATGAGGCGATCATCTTCCTGTAAATGTAATCAAACAAATAAACCACAATCAGATACTACGAAAAAAGAAGCTATGGGGCCATGTATTAAAAGAGAGTATCAATATTTTTGAACTTGCACCTCCTTTGTCCAAGGTCCCTTGACAAGATTTGGATCAAGGACTTTCTGCCAGCGATGCAGGCACTGGATATTTGTTCTATCAGGAACACACTTAGCTGTGAAAGGTCATTTATTGAGTCAACACTTTaaaaacacacacatgcatggAGGGTGGGGGTTTAGCTAATTGGTTGAACTTGAATAAGTTCAGTTAATGGGGAGAAACTAAAATAGATGGGTCACCAGCTCATCGTGTTATAAATTCGGTCTCAAATCAAACAAGCAGAAGCAAAGTTCTAATTAGAGGTTAATGTTCTACTGCAATGCCTCTAATCCAGGAAACTGCCACTATAAAAATCTAGTAATGGGAAGGCATGAAGAAATGAAATGCATCCTCATAATGCTCACCAATCTTCTTCCAGTTTTTGCCATTGTACTTCTGGACTGCAAAGATCAAAAGTTCATCCTGCAAATGAAAGAGAAGAAACTTGAATGCCTCAAATTACTTTCTAGCTAAAATGTGAGATTGGGACTAAGATAGGTGTCAAAACCAActaaaaatttttcaaattttgatttttaaccttttttcaagaataaaaaaaaaaggcatacATATAGAAGCGTGCATGAACTGTATGCACCACTAACCTGTCGTTTTGTCCAGCCTCCTTTTGCCGATCGCTTGATTGGACCAGTGATCCTCTTACGAAccctaa
The nucleotide sequence above comes from Malania oleifera isolate guangnan ecotype guangnan unplaced genomic scaffold, ASM2987363v1 ctg491, whole genome shotgun sequence. Encoded proteins:
- the LOC131147198 gene encoding transcription factor MYB3R-5-like; the encoded protein is MEDVMEYNLEIRKEGLESSTSPASASCCGTAAPDIVSVQGVRKRITGPIKRSAKGGWTKRQDELLIFAVQKYNGKNWKKIAKCVPDRTNIQCLHRWQKVLDPNLVKGPWTKEEDDRLIELVTKQGKKKWAQLAKHLPGRIGKQCRERWCNHLNPDINKSAWTKEEEMILLKEHGLHGNKWAEIAKSLHGRTENSIKNHWNSSVKNRLNLYRPCVSNLSNYQTETENRDCEVKQNLDITFSSDQVNEQVESKCDEKETFGNFSTLESALRSAARSFRNTPSIIRKRRLWT